The genome window CCCAGTGACTCAGCCATGTAACGCACGCTGGCTTCCAGCGACGCTTTGGCCAGGCCCATGGTGTTGTAGTTCGGCAGTGCGCGCATCGAGCCGAGGTAGGTCAGGGTCAGCAGTGCCGCGTTTGGACGCAACATAGGCAAGGCTGCTTTCGCCATCGCCGGGAAGCTGTAAGCCGAGATATCGTGGGCGATCTTGAAGCCTTCACGCGAGATACCGTCGAGGAAATCGCCGGCAATGGCTTCGCGTGGTGCAAAGCCGATTGCGTGGACCAGGCCGTCGAGGTGGTCCCAGGATTTGCCGAGGTCGGCAAACAGGGCGGTGATTTGTTCATCGCTGCCGACGTCGCAATCGAATACCAGCGAGCTATCGAATTCTTTTGCGAATTCGGTGATGCGATCCTTAAAGCGTTCGCCTACATAGGTAAATGCGAGTTCAGCGCCTTCGCGCTTGCAAGCGGCGGCAATGCCGTATGCGATGGAGCGGTTCGATAACAAACCGGTGATGAGGATTTTTTTGCCTTGCAAGAATGCCATGAACGACTCCAGTGGATTTTCGACAGTGCGCGAATAAGTGCGGAATGGGCAAGATTGTAGGGGCTAGCAGGCGCAACGGCAACTTTTGTCTTGATTCTCCGGTTTTTAACAGTTTGGCCGGGACGCGCTAACAGCTGTGCCAGTGGCGGTCTGTTTCTGTAGAATAGCCAGAACGTCAATATATGCCACGGGCAGGCCCGGCATGGCGATCAGACCAATGACAGGCGCATGGCTAAATTACTTCCTTCTTTCCTGCTGATCAGTTTTCTTTCCTTCCAAAGCGCCGCTGCCTTTGCCGCGCATGCATTTTCCCTTTACGACACACCCAAATATCCGCCCGGCTTTACGCATTTCGATTTCGTGAATCCGGATGCGCCGAAAGGTGGTGAGTTATTCCTCGCCAATCCGGATCGTCGCACCAGTTTCGATAAATTCAATCCTTTCTCGATGAAAGGCGTATCGGCGGCAGGGCTCACCCACCTGATGTTTGAAAGCCTGGCTACCAGTTCCAGTGGTAGCGAAGCCATTACCGATGAAGTGGCAACCATGTACGGTTTGCTGGCCGAGGACATGGAATTGTCGGCGGATCGCATGTCCATGACTTTCCGCCTCAATCCAAAGGCGCGCTTCAATAACGGCGATCCGGTGTTGGCGTCCGACGTTAAATATTCCTTCGATACCCTGGTCGCCAAAAGTGCACCGCAAGTCAAATCCCTGCTCGCGAATGTGAAGCAATGCGTGGTGCTGAACGAACGTACTGTCCGTTTCGACTTCAAGGCGCTGAATCGCGAAATGCCCTTGATCGTCGGCAGCGTACCGGTGTTTTCACGCAAATGGGCGGCCGGTACCGACTTCGACAAGATACAGCTGATACCACCGATTACCACCGGCCCTTACCTGATCGACCGCTTCGATACCGGACGCTCGATCAGCTATAAGCTGAATCCGGATTACTGGGGCAGGGATATTCCCACGCGCAAAGGCATGTACAACTTTGGGCGCATCAACTACCGCTTCTACAAGGATGATGTGGCGCGCCTGGAAGCTTTCAAGGCCGGTGAGTTCGACCTCGTCGTCGAGAATAGCGCTAAGAACTGGGCACGTAGCTACAAGGGACCCAAATTCAACAACGGCACTATCATCAAGCGCGAGCTCGCGCATTCGAACGGTGCCGGCATGCAAGGCTTCCTGATGAATTTGCGCCGTCCGCAATTCCAGGATGTACGCGTGCGGCAGGCGCTGGGCCTGGCACTCGATTATGAATGGATGAATCGCCAGTTATTCTTCGGGTCCTATAAGCGGATTTACTCTTTCTTTAATAACAGCCCGATGGCCGCTACCGGTTTGCCATCGGCGGAAGAACTGGTATTGCTGGAACCGCTACGCAAGAAACTGGATCCTGCCGTATTCGGGCAGGCTCCAATCCCGCCAGATACCAATCCGCCCGGTTCCCTGCGTGCCAATTTGCTGAAAGCCGTCGAACTCTTCCGCCAGGCCGGTTGGGAGTATCGCGATGGTGCCTTGCGCAATGCCAAGGGTGAAGTGTTTGCATTTGAAATCATGGATGACCAGTCGGCGATGTCGCGTGTGATCAGCGTTTATGTGCGCAATCTGCAAAAGCTCGGGATACAGGTGACGCAGCGCACGGCCGACTATGCCTTGCTGCAAAAGCGCATGGAAGATTTTGATTACGACATGACCAGCATCCGCTTCCCGGATGTCAGCACACCGGGCAATGAAATGTTCGATATGTTCGGTTCCAAGGCGGCCGATGAAAAAGGTTCGAGCAACTTCTGGGGTTTGAAAGATCCGGCGGTTGACCGCCTGGTCGAAGCACTGGTCGCAGCGGATAGCCGCAGCGAGTTGCAAGGTGCAGCGCGTGCACTGGATCGCGTGCTGCTCAATAAATATATAGTCATCCCGCACTGGTATTCATCCAGCCACCGGATCGCCTACTGGCAGCGCTTCGGCATGCCGGGCAAGTTGCCGCTGTACTACCAGCCGGATCCGTATGTGATTGGAACCTGGTGGCAGGAAAAAGCCAAATGAGGATGCCGCGATGAACCTGTGGTCTTACATAATCAAGCGCGTATTGCTGATGCTGCCCACCTTGCTGGGCGTGATCGCCATTACGTTTGCCGTGATCCAGTTCGTACCCGGCGGGCCGGTTGAACAGGCTTTGGTGGAATTGAAAGGGCAGTTTGGCGCCGGTGGTGAAGCCGGCGGTGGCGGCGGAAGTTCGCAGTATCGCGGACGGCAGGGTATAGATGCCGAGCGTGTGGCCGAAATCAAGGCACTGTACGGTTTCGACAAGCCACCGGTGGAACGCTTCTGGCAAATGCTGAAAGGTTTCGCCACCTTCGACCTCGGCCAGAGTTTTTATCATCACAAGGATGTCTGGGACCTGGTGGTATCCAAATTGCCGGTCTCCATCACGCTGGGGATGTGGACCTTCTTCCTGACTTACTTCATTTCACTGCCGCTCGGTATTGCCAAGGCGGTACGGGAAGGCAGCCGCTTCGATTCACTCTCTACTATTGTTGTCCTGATTGGCTATTCGATCCCGGGCTTTATCCTTGGTGTGTTCCTGCTGGTGATGTTTGGCGGCGGTAGTTTTGTGCAATGGTTTTCCTTGCGCGGGCTGACCTCGGATAACTGGGAGCAGTTGTCGCTGCTCGGCAAGGTACTCGATTACCTGTGGCACATCGCATTGCCGGTCACTGCATCGGTAGCCGGTTCCTTCGCGATGATGACGATGCTGACCAAGAACACCTTCCTCGAAGAAATCCGCAAGCAGTATGTATTGACCGCACGTGCCAAAGGCTTGAGCGAAAACAGGGTCCTCTACAAACATGTATTCCGTAATGCCCTGATTCCATTGGTCACCGGTTTCCCGGCGGCTTTCATCGGCGCTTTCTTTACCGGCAGCCTCTTGATCGAAACGCTGTTCTCACTCGATGGTCTCGGTTTGCTTTCGTATGAATCAGTGATACGTCGTGACTATCCGGTGGTGATGGGTACCCTGTATCTGTTTACGCTGGTCGGCCTTGTGGTCAAGTTGCTCGGTGACTTGTGCTATGTCTGGGCAGATCCGCGCCTGCAGTTTGAAAGCCTGAACCAATGAACGCTATTGCTACAGCAGCGCCGGTTTCACCGGGACGCCGGGTCTGGCTGCGCTTCAAAAAGAGTCGCCGTGGCTACTGGAGCCTGATTATTTTCAGTATTCTGGTTGTGATCAGCCTGCTGGCTGAATTGCTGTCGAACGACAAGCCGCTGGTCGCACGTTATAACGGTGAGCTGGTCTTCCCCATCGTGAAGACTTATTCGGAAAAGAAATTCGGTGGTGATTTCGAATCGCCGGCCGATTACCTTGATCCTTTCATCCGGGACCAATTCAAGAAAGACGGTAACTGGGCGATCTATCCGCTGAACCACTATCACTACGACACGCTGAATTATTTCGCGACTTCGCCGAACCCGGCGCCACCATCGGCCGAAAATTGGCTGGGCACCGATGATCGCGGCCGCGATGTGGTGGCGCGCCTTTTATACGGCTTCCGCGTCTCGGTATTGTTCGGCTTGGCGCTGACCTTTACCGGTGTGTTGCTTGGTTTGATTACAGGTGCTATCCAGGGTTACTTTGCCGGCAAGACGGATCTCTTCTTCCAGCGCTTTATGGAAATCTGGGGTGCGATGCCGGAACTGTATCTGCTGATTATCTTCGCATCCATCTTCCAGCCCAGCATAGGATTGCTGCTGATATTGCTGTCGCTGTTTGGCTGGATGAGTTTGTCCGATTATGTACGCGCCGACTTCCTACGCAATCGCAATCTGGAATACGTACAGGCTGCGCGTGCGCTTGGTTTGTCGAACGGGCAAATCATCTGGCGCCATGTCTTGCCGAACAGCCTGACGCCGGTCGTGACTTTCCTTCCATTCCGCATGAGCGGAGCCATCCTCGCCCTGACCAGCCTGGACTTCCTCGGTCTTGGCGTGCCGCCCTCGACCGCCAGCCTCGGTGAGTTGCTGGCACAGGGTAAAAACAATCTGGATGCATGGTGGATCGCCTTGTCCACCTTCGTGGTCCTGACCGTGATGCTGCTCCTGCTGACCAATATTGGCGATGCCTTGCGCAATTCGCTTGATGTGCGGAGGAAGGCATGAGTTTGCTGGATATCCAAAACCTGCAGGTGTCCTTCGATACCAGCAAGGTCGTCAACGATGTCAGTTTCAGTATCGCTGCCGGTGAGAAATTTGCACTGGTAGGCGAGTCCGGTTCCGGCAAGACGGTGACTGCCTTGTCCCTGTTGCGCCTGAACCAGGACGCGACTTATGGCGGCAAGATCCTGTTCGAAGGGCAGGACATCCTGCAAAAGACAGAAGCGGCAATGCGCTCGGTGCGCGGCAATGATGTCGCGATGATCTTCCAGGAGCCGATGACGGCACTGAATCCCTTGTTCACGATAGGCAACCAGATCGCCGAAGTCCTGATGCTGCATGAAGGCATCAGCGCCAGGGCAGCAGCCTTGCGTACGGTTGAACTGCTGGACAAGACCGGCATCCCGGAGCCGCAACGACGCGCCTTGTCCTATCCGCATGAACTGTCGGGTGGGCAACGCCAGCGCGCTATGATCGCGATGGCATTGGCCTGCAAACCGAAACTGCTGATCGCCGATGAGCCGACCACGGCTCTCGATGTGACGATACAGGTGCAAATCGTTGAATTGCTGAACCAGTTGCAGCGCGAAGAGAATATGGCCGTGCTGATGATCACGCATGACCTGAACCTGGTGCGTCATTTCGCCGACCGTGTCGGCGTGATGGAAAAAGGGCGCTTGCTGGAAGTGGCGACGACGCAGCAATTATTTAGCGCGCCGCGCGAAGCCTATACCAAGAAACTGCTGGCCAGTCAGCCGCATCAATTGGTGAATGTCGTCAGTGAAGCGGCGACGCCACTGCTGAAAGCGGAGCAAGTCAGCTGCACCTTCGATATCAAAAAGGGCTGGTTCAAGAAGATCCCCTTTGTCGCAGTCGATCAGGTCGATGTACAGGTCAAACCGGGTGAAACGCTGGGCATAGTCGGTGAATCGGGTTCCGGCAAATCGACACTGGGATTGGCGCTGCTGCGCCTGTCCGGTGCCCATGTCAAAGGCGAGATTGCATTCGACGGGCAGGCGATTACGCACCAGAGTCGCGATGCCTTGCGTCCTTTGCGTGCGCGCATGCAGATCGTGTTCCAGGACCCGTTTGCTTCACTGTCGCCACGCCGCACGGTAGAGCAGATCGTTGGCGAAGGCCTGGCCTTGCATCAGCCGCAGCTCGGGCCGCATGGCATACGCAAGGCGGTGGCAGATGGTTTGCAGGAAGTGGGTTTGTCGGCGGAGATGATGACGCGTTATCCGCATGAATTTTCCGGTGGGCAGCGCCAGCGGATTGCGATTGCGCGCGCACTGGTCTTGAAACCGGATTTGATTTTGCTGGATGAACCGACTTCTTCGCTGGATGTATCGGTGCAGCATCAGGTGCTATTGCTGCTGGCCGATTTGCAGAAAAAATACGGGATGGCTTACATCTTCATCAGCCATGACCTGGCTGTCATACGTGCGATGGCGCATCGCGTGATGGTGATGAAAGATGGCAGGGTGGTGGAGCAGGGCCTGACACAAACGGTATTGTCCAAACCATCCGAGCCTTATACGCAGCGCTTGCTGGCGGCATCAGTCTATGCGCGCCCCGGCGAGGGCGCGGGGCAGGCTTCATAGTATTGCCGGCAGCGCTTACTTCAAATTCACTTTGCCGCTGGCGGACGCTACGCTGATTTTGGTGTTGCGGTTGTTATTGGATTTGGCGACCAGGGTTTTTGCTTTGGTCGTTTTGGCAGGTGTACGGCTGGCTTGCTTGGTAGGCTTCGCTACTGTCTTGCCTGGTGCCGCTTTCGATTTGGCGACCACTGCCTTGTAAGGCACATGTATTTCCAGCTTTTGTCCGCTCGCCAGTTTGTCGTGGCTCAGGTTATTCCAGGACTTGATTTGCGCGATGCTGACTTTATAGCGGCTCGCCAGCGTATTGATGGTGTCTTTCTTCTTGACGACCACATTGATACGTTTGGTATCCGGTACATCCGGCGTCATCGCCAGCGTCGCATTGTCGGCGACTTCCTGCGTAATATCCTTTTGTGCGGTTTCATCAGTGCGTGGTACCAGCACGGTCGAGCCGGCCTTCAACAACATCTTCGGCGGGATATTGTTCACTTCGCGTATGACTTGCGGCGTGGTGTGGAATTTCGCTGCGATGGTTTCTATGCGTTCACGGGCATTGGTCACCTTGTGCGCAGTCCATGACGACAGCGCATGGCTCCATTTCGCCAGGTTGGCCTTGAACTTCTCGGCATTGCTTTGCGGTAGCAGGATTTGGGTATTGCTGCTGCCGGTAATCACAGGGCGATTGAATTGCGGATTCAAGGCCTTGAATTCATCCATCGGCAATTCCGCCAGTTGCGCCGCCAGCTTGACGTCGATATCACGGGTCTTGGCGATGCTGACGAAGTAAGGCTGGTTATCCACTTTCAGCAGCGTGATGCCGTATGCATCCGGCGAAGCGATGATGTTCTTGACCGCTTGCAGCTTCGGTACATAGTTGCGGGTTTCTGCCGGCATGTATGCGGACAGGCTGTTGAAGTCGGTGCCTACACCGGCTGCTTCGGCTTTCCTGATCGCACGCTGTACGGAACCTTCACCCCAGTTATACGCAGCCAGCGCCAATTGCCAGTCGCCGAACATGCCATACAGTTTTTGCAGGTAGGTCAGGGCGGCATCGGTCGAGGCCAGTACGCTGCGACGCTCATCCTTGAACATATTTTGTTTCAGGTTGAAGTCGCGGCCGGTGGATGGAATGAATTGCCACATGCCGGCTGCCTTGGCAGTGGAATAGGCTTGCGGGTTAAACGCGGATTCGATGAAAGGCAGCAAGGCCAGTTCGGTCGGCATTCCGCGTTTTTCCAGTTCTTCAACCACGTGATACAGATACAGTGACGCGCGCTTGGTGGTGCGGCCGATATAGTCGGGGCGTGAGCTGTACCAGATCGTCTGGTTGATCACCAACTGGTTGTCGGTCAGGTCCGGGATTGCAAAGCCTTTGCGTATGCGGGCCCAGACATCGACATCGCTGGCGACGACGAATTCGCTTAAGGGATCATTGGCGAGGCTGGGATTGTCTTGCAGGGCTGCGTCTTGGACCCAGTTATAGGGCGGTAGCGAGAGATCGCTGGCGTGGGAGAGGCCGGCGAAGCTTAGCAGGACGGCGGCAGATATGGTTTTGTATGGCACTTTAAAATCGGATGTAGGCATGGGATCTCGCAAAAATGACCGACCCATGAGCAGCCGGTTGAAAAGGATAATGGCCGAGTGTAAGTAATGCGCATTTTGCTAGTCAAGACAATTTACACAACGGCTAGTGTTTATCGCCCGTTTTTGCACTAAAGGTGGATGCAAAAAAGACAATGTTTTCAACAGGAAACCGGCGCTCTTGGGGAGGATATTGCCCGCACGCAAAACTTCAGGCGGCGGGCAGGCGGGGTTTTATATCAGGGACGGGATGCAATCCCGGCTCAAAAGTTGTTCTTCCACTCACGCAGTGCGGCAAAAACAGTGACCGGGTCGGCGTTCTTGGCACGACCCTCGGCGACCATTTGTTTGGCGATGGCAGGTTCACGGGCACGCAGGAAAGGATTGGTCGATTTTTCCAGGCCGATATTTGACGGTACGGTAGGAATATTCTGTTTGCGCTTCGCCTGCTCTGCCTCAAAGCGGCTTGCCAGCGCGGTATTCGCCGGTTCGGCTGCCAGTGCAAAGCGCAGGTTGGAGATGGTGTACTCATGCGCACAATAGACTTTGGTGTCATCCGGCAGTGCCGCCAGCTTATCCAGCGAAGCCAGCATCTGCGTCGGTGTGCCTTCGAACAGGCGGCCGCAACCACCGGCAAACAAGGTATCACCACAGAACAGCCAGCCTTGTTCTTTGGCGACGTAGGCAATGTGGCCCAGCGTATGGCCGGGCACATGCAGCACCGACAATTCCAGGCCGAGCTCGGGAATGGTGACGACATCGCCTTCATCCAGCGGCTGCGTGACATTAGCGATAGGATCTTTGCGCGGGGCGAAGACCGGTACCTTGAAATGTTGCAGCAAAGTAGATACACCGCCGACATGGTCACTATGGTGATGAGTCAGTAGAATAGCGACCAGGGAAAGTTTATGCGCTTCCAGCGCGGCAAGTATCGGTTTGGCATCGCCCGGATCAACCACGGCGGCATGAACGCCATCGTGGATAATCCACAGGTAATTGTCGTTAAAAGCGGGAACAGTCAGTACACTCAACATACGCATGGAAACATCTTCTACAGAAAAATCCATTATATCCCTCGGGCCGTGGCTTGAGACACCAACCGGCAATTACGTGCGGGATTGGGAACACGCGCGCCTGGATGAGTTGACTGTAGACATCTTTGGCTTCAATGCAACCCAGATCGGCTTGCCGCAAATCGATGCCTTGCGCGCCAATCGCATGCCGCATACCTGGCTGACCGATACCGGCTTCCCGGCCAAAGGGCACGACAACGAAGCGCATCCGCTGGTGGTGGTACAGGATTTTGAAGAATTGCCGTATGCATCGGCCAGCATCGACCTGGTGATCCTGCCGCATGCGCTGGAGTTTGCGAAAGAGCCGCATCAGGTTTTGCGCGAAGTCGAACGGGTGCTGATCCCGGAAGGGCAGGTCATCATTTGCGGTTTCAACCCTTACAGTTTCTGGGGCGCACGCCAAATCATCGGGCGTCTCAGCGAATCGTATTTCCTGCCGCAGCAAGGTGAGTTCATCAGCCTGCCGCGTGTGAAGGATTGGTTGAAGTTACTGAATATGGAAGTCAGCGGCGGTTACTTCGGTTGTTATGCGCCGCCGTGTGAAACGCAGAAGTGGCTGGATCGCTTTACCTTCCTGGAAAATGTCGGAGAGCGCTGGTGGCCTTATCTCGGCGCAGTGTATGTAGTGCAGGCGGTCAAGCGCGTGCGTGGCATGCACCTGATAGGCCCGGCCTGGAAAACACAGAAAGCCGCGGCGCCGCAAGGCGTGCCGGCGACGAATAAAATACACAAGTAAGTACACAGTACAGAAAAGAAACAGGCATGGACAAGATAGATATATATAGCGATGGCGCGTGCAAGGGCAATCCGGGCCGTGGTGGCTGGGGTGCTTTGCTGGTGATGGGTGAACGCGAAAAGGAAATTTTCGGTGGCGAGCTGGATACCACCAATAACCGCATGGAATTGAAAGCAGTGATTGAAGCGCTTAACCTGTTGACGCGCCCCTGCGAAGTCGTAGTGCATACCGATAGCCAATACGTACAAAAGGGTATCAGCGAGTGGATACACGGCTGGAAGGCGCGCGGCTGGAAAACCGCCGCCAAGGCACCGGTCAAGAATGTAGACTTGTGGCAGGC of Janthinobacterium sp. Marseille contains these proteins:
- a CDS encoding extracellular solute-binding protein, translating into MAKLLPSFLLISFLSFQSAAAFAAHAFSLYDTPKYPPGFTHFDFVNPDAPKGGELFLANPDRRTSFDKFNPFSMKGVSAAGLTHLMFESLATSSSGSEAITDEVATMYGLLAEDMELSADRMSMTFRLNPKARFNNGDPVLASDVKYSFDTLVAKSAPQVKSLLANVKQCVVLNERTVRFDFKALNREMPLIVGSVPVFSRKWAAGTDFDKIQLIPPITTGPYLIDRFDTGRSISYKLNPDYWGRDIPTRKGMYNFGRINYRFYKDDVARLEAFKAGEFDLVVENSAKNWARSYKGPKFNNGTIIKRELAHSNGAGMQGFLMNLRRPQFQDVRVRQALGLALDYEWMNRQLFFGSYKRIYSFFNNSPMAATGLPSAEELVLLEPLRKKLDPAVFGQAPIPPDTNPPGSLRANLLKAVELFRQAGWEYRDGALRNAKGEVFAFEIMDDQSAMSRVISVYVRNLQKLGIQVTQRTADYALLQKRMEDFDYDMTSIRFPDVSTPGNEMFDMFGSKAADEKGSSNFWGLKDPAVDRLVEALVAADSRSELQGAARALDRVLLNKYIVIPHWYSSSHRIAYWQRFGMPGKLPLYYQPDPYVIGTWWQEKAK
- a CDS encoding ABC transporter permease, whose translation is MNAIATAAPVSPGRRVWLRFKKSRRGYWSLIIFSILVVISLLAELLSNDKPLVARYNGELVFPIVKTYSEKKFGGDFESPADYLDPFIRDQFKKDGNWAIYPLNHYHYDTLNYFATSPNPAPPSAENWLGTDDRGRDVVARLLYGFRVSVLFGLALTFTGVLLGLITGAIQGYFAGKTDLFFQRFMEIWGAMPELYLLIIFASIFQPSIGLLLILLSLFGWMSLSDYVRADFLRNRNLEYVQAARALGLSNGQIIWRHVLPNSLTPVVTFLPFRMSGAILALTSLDFLGLGVPPSTASLGELLAQGKNNLDAWWIALSTFVVLTVMLLLLTNIGDALRNSLDVRRKA
- a CDS encoding class I SAM-dependent methyltransferase; this translates as METSSTEKSIISLGPWLETPTGNYVRDWEHARLDELTVDIFGFNATQIGLPQIDALRANRMPHTWLTDTGFPAKGHDNEAHPLVVVQDFEELPYASASIDLVILPHALEFAKEPHQVLREVERVLIPEGQVIICGFNPYSFWGARQIIGRLSESYFLPQQGEFISLPRVKDWLKLLNMEVSGGYFGCYAPPCETQKWLDRFTFLENVGERWWPYLGAVYVVQAVKRVRGMHLIGPAWKTQKAAAPQGVPATNKIHK
- a CDS encoding transglycosylase SLT domain-containing protein — encoded protein: MPTSDFKVPYKTISAAVLLSFAGLSHASDLSLPPYNWVQDAALQDNPSLANDPLSEFVVASDVDVWARIRKGFAIPDLTDNQLVINQTIWYSSRPDYIGRTTKRASLYLYHVVEELEKRGMPTELALLPFIESAFNPQAYSTAKAAGMWQFIPSTGRDFNLKQNMFKDERRSVLASTDAALTYLQKLYGMFGDWQLALAAYNWGEGSVQRAIRKAEAAGVGTDFNSLSAYMPAETRNYVPKLQAVKNIIASPDAYGITLLKVDNQPYFVSIAKTRDIDVKLAAQLAELPMDEFKALNPQFNRPVITGSSNTQILLPQSNAEKFKANLAKWSHALSSWTAHKVTNARERIETIAAKFHTTPQVIREVNNIPPKMLLKAGSTVLVPRTDETAQKDITQEVADNATLAMTPDVPDTKRINVVVKKKDTINTLASRYKVSIAQIKSWNNLSHDKLASGQKLEIHVPYKAVVAKSKAAPGKTVAKPTKQASRTPAKTTKAKTLVAKSNNNRNTKISVASASGKVNLK
- the rnhA gene encoding ribonuclease HI, whose protein sequence is MDKIDIYSDGACKGNPGRGGWGALLVMGEREKEIFGGELDTTNNRMELKAVIEALNLLTRPCEVVVHTDSQYVQKGISEWIHGWKARGWKTAAKAPVKNVDLWQALDAAQARHKIEWRWVRGHNGHAGNERADALANRGVEVAA
- a CDS encoding dipeptide ABC transporter ATP-binding protein encodes the protein MSLLDIQNLQVSFDTSKVVNDVSFSIAAGEKFALVGESGSGKTVTALSLLRLNQDATYGGKILFEGQDILQKTEAAMRSVRGNDVAMIFQEPMTALNPLFTIGNQIAEVLMLHEGISARAAALRTVELLDKTGIPEPQRRALSYPHELSGGQRQRAMIAMALACKPKLLIADEPTTALDVTIQVQIVELLNQLQREENMAVLMITHDLNLVRHFADRVGVMEKGRLLEVATTQQLFSAPREAYTKKLLASQPHQLVNVVSEAATPLLKAEQVSCTFDIKKGWFKKIPFVAVDQVDVQVKPGETLGIVGESGSGKSTLGLALLRLSGAHVKGEIAFDGQAITHQSRDALRPLRARMQIVFQDPFASLSPRRTVEQIVGEGLALHQPQLGPHGIRKAVADGLQEVGLSAEMMTRYPHEFSGGQRQRIAIARALVLKPDLILLDEPTSSLDVSVQHQVLLLLADLQKKYGMAYIFISHDLAVIRAMAHRVMVMKDGRVVEQGLTQTVLSKPSEPYTQRLLAASVYARPGEGAGQAS
- a CDS encoding ABC transporter permease subunit gives rise to the protein MNLWSYIIKRVLLMLPTLLGVIAITFAVIQFVPGGPVEQALVELKGQFGAGGEAGGGGGSSQYRGRQGIDAERVAEIKALYGFDKPPVERFWQMLKGFATFDLGQSFYHHKDVWDLVVSKLPVSITLGMWTFFLTYFISLPLGIAKAVREGSRFDSLSTIVVLIGYSIPGFILGVFLLVMFGGGSFVQWFSLRGLTSDNWEQLSLLGKVLDYLWHIALPVTASVAGSFAMMTMLTKNTFLEEIRKQYVLTARAKGLSENRVLYKHVFRNALIPLVTGFPAAFIGAFFTGSLLIETLFSLDGLGLLSYESVIRRDYPVVMGTLYLFTLVGLVVKLLGDLCYVWADPRLQFESLNQ
- the fabI gene encoding enoyl-ACP reductase FabI, producing the protein MAFLQGKKILITGLLSNRSIAYGIAAACKREGAELAFTYVGERFKDRITEFAKEFDSSLVFDCDVGSDEQITALFADLGKSWDHLDGLVHAIGFAPREAIAGDFLDGISREGFKIAHDISAYSFPAMAKAALPMLRPNAALLTLTYLGSMRALPNYNTMGLAKASLEASVRYMAESLGPKGVRVNGISAGPIKTLAASGIKDFSKILNFVKTHAPLRRNVTIEDVGNTAAFLLSDLSGGITGEITYVDGGFSHVVGGMGGLE
- the gloB gene encoding hydroxyacylglutathione hydrolase gives rise to the protein MLSVLTVPAFNDNYLWIIHDGVHAAVVDPGDAKPILAALEAHKLSLVAILLTHHHSDHVGGVSTLLQHFKVPVFAPRKDPIANVTQPLDEGDVVTIPELGLELSVLHVPGHTLGHIAYVAKEQGWLFCGDTLFAGGCGRLFEGTPTQMLASLDKLAALPDDTKVYCAHEYTISNLRFALAAEPANTALASRFEAEQAKRKQNIPTVPSNIGLEKSTNPFLRAREPAIAKQMVAEGRAKNADPVTVFAALREWKNNF